From the Gigantopelta aegis isolate Gae_Host unplaced genomic scaffold, Gae_host_genome ctg1056_pilon_pilon, whole genome shotgun sequence genome, one window contains:
- the LOC121390899 gene encoding alanine--glyoxylate aminotransferase 2, mitochondrial-like, whose amino-acid sequence MAIKGLLSSFSKTKGRIFKWNSIIACSKWSSTTPGRSYDDTLAIRKKHLTPALLTYYTKPVLIHQGYKQWLFDHTGKRYLDLFAGIVTVSVGHCHPKLVEVAQRQLETLWHTTNIYLHPTIHEFAEQLTSKLPGDLKVVYFTNSGSEANDLAVIMAKLHTGAHDIVTLRNSYHGGSPFAMEMTNIGTWKYPLHRHLGIHASINPDVFRGPWGGANCRDSIAQTQRPCNCAKGQCEASLMYADQLEDLLKHCCPKKVAGFLAETIQGVGGAVHLPKGFLKRAYELIRERGGVCISDEVQCGFGRLGTHYWGFETQDVVPDIVTMAKGIGNGFPMAAVVTTPSMTQALHFNTFGGNPMACAIGSAVLDVIDEEKLQANCNHVGTLLLSELMKLRDEFEVVGDIRGKGLMIGLELVKNKETKEPLPAAEVTEIWENCKNHGVLIGKGGLYGTTLRIKPPMCVTEEDVRFAVGVLRAVLKEYSSK is encoded by the exons ATGGCAATCAAAGGTCTACTGTCTTCCTTCTCAAAAACAAAGGGACGCATTTTCAAATGGAATAGCATCATAGCATGTAGCAAATGGTCTTCCACAACTCCA GGTCGGTCTTATGACGATACTCTTGCTATTAGAAAAAAGCACCTCACTCCAGCTTTATTAACATATTATACTAAACCAGTTCTTATACATCAA GGTTATAAACAATGGCTCTTTGATCATACTGGTAAACGATATCTTGATTTGTTTGCTGGAATTGTGACTGTTAGCGTAGGACATTGTCACCC TAAGCTGGTGGAAGTAGCCCAGAGACAATTAGAGACATTATGGCACACCACTAATATATATCTCCATCCCACAATACATGAATTTGCTGAACAGCTCACATCAAAATTACCCGGAGATCTTAAG GTTGTTTATTTCACTAACAGTGGATCTGAGGCTAATGATTTAGCTGTTATTATGGCCAAATTACATACTGGTGCTCATGATATTGTAACGCTAAG AAATAGTTATCATGGAGGTTCTCCATTTGCTATGGAGATGACAAATATTGGTACATGGAAGTATCCATTACATCGTCACCTCGGTATCCATGCT AGTATCAACCCAGATGTCTTTCGTGGCCCTTGGGGGGGAGCCAATTGTCGAGACAGTATTGCTCAGACTCAGCGTCCTTGCAATTGTGCTAAAG gacaaTGTGAAGCATCTTTGATGTATGCTGACCAGCTAGAAGATCTTTTGAAACATTGTTGTCCAAAGAAAGTGGCAGGATTCTTAGCTGAAACAATACag GGAGTAGGTGGAGCTGTTCATTTACCTAAAGGATTTTTGAAGCGAGCTTATGAACTTATCAGAGAGAGGGGCGGAGTGTGTATCTCTGATGAG GTTCAATGTGGTTTTGGTCGACTAGGTACACACTATTGGGGATTTGAAACACAAGATGTTGTACCAGATATAG TGACAATGGCTAAAGGTATTGGTAATGGTTTTCCTATGGCTGCCGTGGTTACTACCCCG AGTATGACTCAAGCAttgcattttaatacatttggcGGTAATCCTATGGCTTGTGCAATTGGTTCAGCTGTATTAGAT gtTATTGATGAAGAGAAACTGCAGGCAAATTGTAATCATGTTGGTACTTTGCTCCTTAGTGAGTTGATGAAGTTACGAGATGAGTTTGAAGTTGTTGGTGATATCCGAGGAAAAGGACTAATGATCGGACTGGAGTTAGTAAAGAACAAG GAAACTAAAGAACCTCTTCCAGCTGCTGAAGTAACAGAGATATGGGAGAACTGCAAGAACCATGGTGTTCTTATTGGTAAAGGTGGACTTTATGGCACT ACTTTGCGTATTAAACCTCCAATGTGTGTCACTGAGGAAGATGTTCGTTTTGCTGTAGGAGTTTTGAGAGCTGTCTTGAAAGAATACTCCAGCAAATAA
- the LOC121390900 gene encoding protein disulfide-isomerase like 2-1-like, producing MIHITRGEGAILISRENHVLLKAPAHPFLSFPFEFFLLAFFQMKNADKKKLMDSKLKCLFLDAEASTSEPYVDGSKAAFVEFYAPWCGHCKRLAPAYEEVGKTFDNSDDVIIAKVDADADRTLGGRFGVQGSRGRVKKDASNVVDLNPSNFDSIVMDTNKDVLVEFYAPWCGHCKALIPTYEEVATTFKNDENAGVIKELDDLVKKFMQESDSRDAILSETDAKAKTLDNPNAEYYVKVMNKVKEKGDDYIQSESDRLGRMMS from the exons ATGATTCATATCACACGAGGTGAAGGAGCCATTTTGATATCACGTGAAAATCACGTGTTACTGAAAGCACCTGCTCACCCCTTCTTGAGTTTTCCTTTTGAATTCTTCCTTCTGGCCTTCTTCCAG ATGAAAAATGCTGATAAAAAGAAACTCATGGATTCTaaattgaaatgtttgtttcttGATGCTGAAGCTTCAACATCAGAACCA tATGTTGACGGATCAAAAGCTGCATTTGTAGAATTTTACGCTCCAT GGTGTGGTCACTGCAAGCGTCTCGCCCCTGCTTATGAGGAAGTTGGaaagacatttgataattctgatgaTGTAATAATTGCTAAAGTTGATGCTGATGCCGACAGAACTCTCGGAGGACGATTTGGTGTGCAAG GTTCTCGAGGTCGTGTCAAAAAGGATGCCAGTAATGTTGTCGACTTAAATCCTAGTAACTTTGACAGTATCGTCATGGATACAAACAAAGATGTCTTAGTTGAGTTTTATGCTCCTT GGTGTGGTCATTGCAAGGCCTTGATTCCTACTTATGAGGAGGTAGCTACGACTTTTAAGAATGATGAAAAT GCTGGTGTTATTAAAGAATTGGAtgatttggtgaaaaagttCATGCAAGAAAGTGACTCTCGTGATGCTATTCTCTCTGAAACTGATGCTAAGGCTAAAACACTCGATAATCCTAA TGCTGAGTACTATGTCAAAGTGATGAATAAAGTCAAAGAGAAAGGAGATGATTATATTCAATCGGAGAGTGATCGTCTTGGGCGCATGATGAGTTAG